One genomic window of Neptunomonas phycophila includes the following:
- a CDS encoding MBL fold metallo-hydrolase: protein MKYRIITVTPFQQNCTLWWCESTKKAAVVDPGGDIEKILLAIEEEGVVLEKILLTHGHIDHVGGTGALKEQLGLPIEGPHYDDLYWIEGLKKQSSMFGFPAVQSFTPDRWLTDGEVVQVGEEQLSVLHCPGHTPGHVVFYHQASQVAQVGDVIFNGSIGRTDFPGGDHPTLISSIKDKLFSLSDEVVFIPGHGPVSTLGYEKKNNPFVSDHRG from the coding sequence ATGAAATATCGAATCATTACTGTTACGCCCTTTCAACAAAATTGCACGTTATGGTGGTGTGAGTCTACCAAAAAAGCGGCAGTGGTTGACCCCGGTGGAGATATCGAAAAGATACTGCTGGCAATAGAAGAAGAGGGAGTGGTCCTAGAAAAAATTCTGCTGACCCATGGGCATATAGATCATGTAGGTGGAACAGGCGCATTAAAAGAGCAGCTAGGTCTGCCTATTGAAGGGCCGCACTACGATGACCTTTATTGGATTGAAGGGCTAAAGAAACAAAGTTCAATGTTCGGTTTTCCTGCAGTTCAAAGCTTTACGCCAGATCGGTGGCTAACAGATGGTGAAGTGGTTCAAGTGGGGGAAGAGCAATTATCGGTTTTACATTGTCCTGGCCACACGCCAGGGCATGTTGTGTTTTATCATCAGGCCTCTCAAGTAGCCCAGGTTGGCGATGTGATCTTTAATGGTTCAATCGGGCGCACAGACTTCCCTGGCGGGGATCATCCTACGCTTATCTCTTCAATAAAAGATAAGCTTTTTAGTTTAAGTGACGAAGTGGTTTTTATACCTGGGCATGGGCCAGTATCGACTTTGGGGTATGAGAAGAAAAATAACCCTTTTGTGTCGGATCACCGCGGCTAG
- a CDS encoding methyl-accepting chemotaxis protein, whose protein sequence is MPSVTLTGSEVTFAATDQLISTTDIQGRITYANDEFVKISGYSHDELLGSPHRIVRHPFMPKAAFENMWAMLKQNKSWRGLVVNKCKNGNYYWVDAYVTPVYQNGEKVGYQSVRALPSAAQKQDAIKMYNALNNGNNPIKQSVISSTLFTTGLFVLLSLVLLGALFVKGEWLLGLLLAFLQGGGLAGLYLGYIKPLNVLANKAKGISSNEVMQKLFTGRLDNIGAVEYGLQMQMASTKTVLGRLGDFCGEIDRVVTASESISIDSKQGANRQSEETDMVAVSVEELAASALEISQSMTATSDAVQQANNEALDGRKHLEDIIEAISSISQQMELAEKEAQNLKQHTVEIEHVIGVITEIAEQTNLLALNAAIEAARAGEYGRGFAVVADEVRTLATRTKDSTSEVRTTVENIVSSVGMVVSKLDQTKGVVEKSRSVSGSVGQVFSSVTKSMDGISGQTVSVASAAGQQTSVIEEIQKNVESLRQLSLHNADLGAKSESASKELRAVENQLLSMVKAFKTEAND, encoded by the coding sequence ATGCCATCAGTCACCCTTACTGGGAGCGAAGTTACCTTTGCCGCCACGGATCAACTTATTTCCACCACCGATATTCAAGGGCGTATCACTTATGCTAATGATGAGTTTGTAAAGATCAGTGGATACTCACACGATGAGCTGCTCGGAAGTCCTCACCGTATTGTGCGTCATCCCTTCATGCCTAAAGCAGCGTTCGAAAACATGTGGGCGATGCTTAAGCAGAACAAATCGTGGCGGGGCTTGGTTGTTAATAAATGTAAAAATGGTAATTACTATTGGGTTGATGCTTACGTTACTCCTGTGTATCAAAATGGAGAAAAAGTAGGCTATCAATCAGTTAGAGCGTTGCCGTCTGCTGCTCAAAAGCAAGACGCTATAAAAATGTATAACGCCCTCAATAATGGAAACAACCCTATTAAGCAATCAGTCATAAGCTCGACTCTATTCACAACTGGACTGTTTGTGTTGCTCTCTTTAGTTTTGCTAGGAGCTTTGTTTGTAAAAGGAGAATGGTTGTTGGGATTGCTGTTGGCCTTTCTTCAGGGGGGCGGTCTTGCAGGGCTATATCTTGGATATATAAAGCCTTTGAATGTGTTGGCTAACAAAGCAAAAGGCATATCGTCTAACGAAGTGATGCAGAAACTTTTTACCGGCAGGTTAGATAATATCGGGGCGGTTGAGTACGGTTTGCAGATGCAGATGGCAAGTACCAAAACCGTGCTAGGAAGATTGGGGGATTTTTGCGGAGAAATTGATCGGGTGGTAACTGCATCTGAGTCAATATCAATTGATTCGAAGCAAGGCGCTAATCGACAAAGTGAGGAGACAGATATGGTAGCAGTCTCTGTCGAGGAGCTAGCCGCTTCGGCTTTAGAAATATCCCAGAGCATGACGGCTACATCAGATGCTGTTCAGCAGGCTAACAATGAAGCTCTGGACGGGCGTAAACATCTAGAAGATATAATAGAAGCGATAAGCAGCATTTCCCAGCAAATGGAGCTGGCCGAGAAAGAAGCTCAAAACTTAAAGCAGCATACCGTAGAGATTGAGCATGTTATTGGGGTGATAACCGAAATTGCAGAGCAAACAAACTTGCTTGCGCTCAATGCGGCTATAGAGGCAGCGCGAGCGGGTGAGTATGGTCGGGGGTTTGCTGTAGTGGCTGATGAAGTAAGGACGTTGGCTACCCGAACAAAAGACTCCACTTCGGAAGTACGTACGACGGTAGAAAACATAGTTTCTTCTGTCGGGATGGTAGTAAGTAAGCTAGATCAAACTAAAGGTGTGGTTGAAAAAAGTCGTAGCGTGTCAGGATCTGTAGGGCAAGTGTTTAGTTCCGTCACTAAAAGTATGGACGGTATATCAGGTCAAACCGTCAGCGTGGCCAGTGCAGCTGGCCAGCAAACTTCGGTTATTGAGGAAATACAAAAGAACGTAGAGTCGTTGCGCCAGCTCTCCCTGCATAATGCTGATTTGGGTGCTAAAAGCGAGTCGGCATCAAAAGAATTGCGAGCAGTAGAGAATCAGCTCTTATCTATGGTGAAGGCATTTAAAACTGAAGCTAACGATTGA
- a CDS encoding sigma-70 family RNA polymerase sigma factor produces MASISDYTQQLAELRPKLVTFTMLQIPDRNYAEDLVQDSIIAAIESIEKYEGKAAFETWVYSILKYKLIDYIRHKKREQERFVSDENDVDIDSFFNKKAHWNADDTPQQWHNPEELHLRTHFWEVFDFCLLHLPSSTARVFALRELMEMETEEICDSLGISEQNCWTILHRARLKLRSCLERGWFLKTGESV; encoded by the coding sequence ATGGCCTCGATTAGCGATTACACTCAACAACTGGCGGAACTACGCCCCAAGCTTGTAACCTTTACGATGCTTCAAATCCCTGATCGGAATTACGCAGAAGATCTCGTTCAAGACTCGATTATCGCGGCCATCGAGAGCATTGAAAAATACGAAGGCAAAGCCGCTTTTGAAACATGGGTTTATAGCATTTTGAAATATAAGCTAATTGACTATATTCGCCATAAAAAACGCGAACAAGAGCGCTTTGTTTCTGATGAAAACGATGTCGATATTGACTCCTTTTTTAATAAAAAAGCTCACTGGAATGCCGACGATACTCCACAACAGTGGCATAACCCCGAGGAGCTGCATTTACGTACACATTTTTGGGAAGTTTTTGATTTTTGCCTACTACATTTACCCAGTAGCACCGCTAGAGTTTTCGCTTTGCGCGAGCTAATGGAAATGGAAACAGAAGAGATTTGCGATAGTTTGGGCATTTCTGAGCAAAACTGCTGGACAATTTTGCACAGGGCTCGTTTAAAACTAAGAAGCTGTTTGGAGCGCGGCTGGTTTCTTAAAACAGGAGAAAGCGTATGA
- a CDS encoding zf-HC2 domain-containing protein: MKSCVQATYLMSKQLDTQLTLLEKMSLRMHLFMCGNCNLCNDQLTTIHDLCSQRITDIHLKGRDKE, translated from the coding sequence ATGAAGTCATGCGTCCAAGCGACTTATCTTATGTCTAAGCAATTAGACACACAATTAACACTTTTAGAGAAGATGAGTTTACGAATGCACTTATTTATGTGCGGTAATTGTAATCTGTGTAACGATCAATTAACGACAATTCATGACTTATGCAGCCAGCGAATTACTGACATTCATTTAAAGGGTCGCGACAAGGAGTAA
- the thiC gene encoding phosphomethylpyrimidine synthase ThiC — MTNNRQLSQSAQVDNASVQPFPKSRKVYIEGSRSDIRVPMREISLDITPTAFGGEPNEPLYVYDTSGPYTDPEAEIDIRKGLAPLRESWIDERQDTVLLDGLTSVYGQTRAADLRLDELRFELTRKPRRAKEGCNVTQLHYARKGIITPEMEFIAIRENMKLAKNKVEGQSVAQQHPGFSFGANLPDEITPEFVRKEVAEGRAIIPLNINHPECEPMIIGRNFLVKINGNIGNSALSSSIEQEVEKMTWGTRWGADTIMDLSTGKNIHETREWILRNAPVPIGTVPIYQALEKVNGVAEDLNWEVFRDTLIEQAEQGVDYFTIHAGVLLRYVPMTAKRMTGIVSRGGSIMAKWCLAHHEENFLYTHFEDICEICKAYDVSFSLGDGLRPGSVYDANDEAQFAELETLGELTKIAWKHDVQVMIEGPGHVPMHMIKENMDKQLTECHEAPFYTLGPLTTDIAPGYDHITSGIGAAMIGWYGCAMLCYVTPKEHLGLPNKDDVKTGIITYKIAAHAADLAKGHPGAQIRDNAMSKARFEFRWEDQFNIGLDPDTAKAYHDETLPKESAKVAHFCSMCGPKFCSMKISQEVRELDASQVAAINAKAEQGMQEKSAEFKSTGAELYHKV; from the coding sequence ATGACAAATAATCGCCAGTTGAGCCAAAGTGCACAGGTTGATAATGCCTCTGTGCAGCCATTTCCTAAATCGCGCAAGGTGTATATCGAAGGTAGCCGTTCCGATATTCGAGTGCCCATGCGTGAGATTTCTTTAGATATAACACCCACAGCCTTTGGTGGTGAACCGAACGAGCCCCTGTATGTTTATGATACCTCTGGGCCGTACACTGACCCAGAGGCAGAAATTGATATCCGCAAGGGCTTAGCGCCCTTGCGAGAAAGCTGGATAGATGAGCGACAAGATACTGTTCTGCTTGATGGCTTGACGTCTGTTTATGGTCAAACCCGTGCAGCAGATTTACGTTTGGATGAATTAAGGTTTGAGCTGACTCGAAAGCCTCGCCGAGCTAAAGAAGGGTGCAACGTTACGCAATTGCATTATGCGCGTAAAGGTATCATAACGCCGGAAATGGAATTCATTGCCATCCGTGAAAACATGAAGTTGGCTAAGAATAAAGTGGAGGGGCAAAGCGTTGCTCAACAGCATCCAGGCTTTAGTTTTGGTGCTAATTTGCCTGATGAAATTACGCCTGAATTTGTCCGCAAAGAGGTTGCCGAAGGCCGGGCGATTATTCCGTTAAATATCAACCACCCAGAATGTGAACCAATGATTATTGGTCGTAACTTCTTAGTGAAGATTAACGGTAATATTGGTAACTCCGCATTATCGTCATCTATTGAACAAGAAGTAGAAAAGATGACGTGGGGAACCCGTTGGGGTGCGGATACCATCATGGACTTATCCACAGGTAAAAATATCCATGAAACGAGGGAGTGGATATTACGTAATGCGCCTGTCCCTATAGGGACTGTACCTATCTACCAAGCGCTAGAGAAAGTGAATGGCGTTGCTGAAGATCTAAATTGGGAAGTGTTTCGCGACACGTTAATTGAGCAAGCCGAACAAGGTGTGGACTACTTTACTATCCACGCGGGTGTTTTGTTGCGTTACGTGCCTATGACGGCAAAGCGAATGACCGGGATTGTCTCGCGTGGTGGATCAATCATGGCTAAGTGGTGCTTAGCTCACCATGAAGAAAATTTCTTATACACGCACTTCGAAGATATCTGCGAAATATGTAAAGCTTACGATGTGTCCTTTTCATTAGGTGATGGTCTGCGTCCTGGGTCTGTGTATGATGCAAATGATGAAGCGCAATTTGCTGAGCTAGAGACGTTGGGTGAGCTGACCAAAATAGCTTGGAAGCACGATGTCCAAGTCATGATCGAAGGTCCTGGGCATGTGCCGATGCATATGATCAAAGAAAATATGGACAAGCAGCTAACCGAATGCCACGAAGCTCCTTTTTACACGTTAGGGCCTCTAACGACTGATATTGCTCCGGGATATGACCATATTACATCGGGGATAGGAGCAGCAATGATCGGTTGGTATGGCTGCGCTATGTTGTGTTACGTTACGCCTAAAGAGCACTTGGGGCTTCCTAATAAAGATGATGTTAAAACGGGCATTATCACTTATAAAATCGCGGCTCATGCAGCGGATTTAGCAAAAGGGCACCCTGGAGCGCAGATACGTGATAATGCGATGTCGAAAGCACGCTTCGAATTCCGCTGGGAAGATCAATTTAATATCGGTCTTGACCCTGATACTGCCAAAGCCTACCACGATGAGACTTTGCCTAAAGAATCTGCGAAGGTTGCACATTTCTGCTCGATGTGTGGACCAAAATTTTGTTCTATGAAAATATCACAAGAGGTTCGCGAGTTGGATGCGTCGCAGGTAGCGGCTATTAACGCGAAAGCAGAGCAGGGGATGCAAGAAAAGTCGGCGGAATTTAAAAGTACGGGTGCAGAGCTTTACCATAAGGTGTAG
- the thiD gene encoding bifunctional hydroxymethylpyrimidine kinase/phosphomethylpyrimidine kinase, with product MKSFAIPNVLTIAGSDSGGGAGIQADLKAFSALGVYGASVITAVTAQNTHTVSAIHPIPNDVIAAQIDAVLTDIAIHAIKVGMLGSVDIIETVAQALSRYPTIPLVVDPVMISKSGSALLPMNAVAALKQQILPRAYLITPNLPEAAALVGLDEPTTIDGMYALLPKLHELGAKHVLLKGGHLEGDNDAVDLLSDGKHVQAYRAKRINTQNTHGTGCTLSSAITALLAKHLSLDAAVSQAKVYLSESIAAADQLDVGSGHGPLHHFATLWNSISDVREY from the coding sequence ATGAAATCATTTGCAATCCCAAATGTGCTGACCATCGCAGGCTCTGATAGCGGAGGTGGTGCAGGCATACAAGCTGACTTAAAAGCTTTCTCTGCGCTCGGTGTTTACGGAGCGTCAGTCATCACAGCGGTCACGGCGCAAAATACGCACACCGTTTCAGCAATTCACCCTATTCCTAATGATGTAATCGCCGCTCAAATCGATGCTGTGCTAACGGATATTGCTATTCATGCGATCAAGGTAGGTATGTTGGGCTCCGTTGATATCATAGAGACAGTGGCACAGGCGCTGAGCCGTTATCCTACTATTCCCCTAGTCGTTGACCCTGTCATGATATCTAAAAGTGGGAGCGCGCTATTACCTATGAATGCGGTAGCGGCGCTCAAACAGCAGATCTTACCTCGCGCTTATCTTATTACGCCTAATTTACCCGAAGCTGCGGCTTTAGTTGGCCTTGATGAGCCCACCACTATTGATGGGATGTATGCGCTATTGCCGAAACTGCATGAGTTAGGGGCCAAGCATGTATTGCTAAAAGGTGGTCACTTGGAGGGAGATAATGATGCGGTTGATCTTCTCTCGGATGGCAAGCATGTACAGGCTTATCGCGCCAAACGGATTAATACACAAAATACACACGGTACAGGTTGTACGCTCTCATCAGCAATTACTGCGCTGCTTGCTAAGCACTTAAGTTTAGACGCGGCTGTCTCACAGGCCAAAGTATATTTATCGGAATCTATAGCTGCTGCAGATCAGTTAGATGTAGGTAGTGGACATGGGCCTTTACACCATTTTGCGACGCTCTGGAATTCGATTTCTGACGTCAGAGAATATTAA
- a CDS encoding MJ1255/VC2487 family glycosyltransferase produces the protein MKVLYGVQATGNGHITRARVMAPALKQAGVDVDYLFSGRPADELFDMELFGDYQTRRGLTFYMGEGAKVKSWDTLTRNSLSTLIRDIKSLDVQSYDLILSDFEPVTAWAAKLRGKKSIGIAHQYAFMHKLPDGWRSLMLRLGVQIFAPVTIPVGVHWDHFNRTIVPPLISPPQYSRTVDEGLVLVYLPFETDETLIDWFASFTDYRFHVYSKRSFAHSINNVHFKPLSRAGFEQDLAACSGVFSNCGFGLASETMQYGKKFLTKPMQGQSEQRSNAILLDRLQLATVMDDFQPRDFQHWLEQPQPEPQLFQDVAGGLAKWIAGDCSEPASDVVRSIWGLSTGVPA, from the coding sequence ATGAAGGTGCTATATGGGGTGCAAGCGACAGGTAATGGTCATATAACACGCGCACGGGTCATGGCACCCGCGCTCAAGCAGGCCGGCGTTGATGTTGATTACTTATTCAGTGGTCGCCCTGCTGACGAACTGTTTGATATGGAGTTGTTCGGCGACTACCAAACGCGTCGCGGTTTAACCTTTTATATGGGAGAGGGCGCAAAAGTTAAGTCGTGGGATACCCTCACAAGGAATAGTTTAAGCACGCTGATCCGTGATATTAAGTCGCTGGATGTCCAGAGTTATGATCTTATTCTCTCTGACTTTGAGCCGGTGACCGCTTGGGCGGCGAAACTGCGCGGTAAAAAGTCTATTGGTATCGCACATCAGTATGCTTTTATGCACAAGTTGCCCGATGGCTGGCGCTCGTTGATGTTGCGTTTAGGCGTTCAGATATTTGCTCCTGTTACGATACCCGTAGGGGTGCATTGGGATCATTTTAACCGAACAATTGTTCCGCCTCTAATTAGCCCGCCCCAATATTCAAGGACAGTTGATGAAGGGCTGGTTCTGGTTTATCTCCCATTTGAAACAGATGAAACATTGATCGATTGGTTTGCTTCGTTTACTGATTATCGCTTTCACGTATATAGTAAGCGTTCTTTTGCGCATTCAATCAATAATGTTCACTTTAAACCTCTTAGTCGTGCAGGGTTTGAGCAAGATTTAGCGGCTTGTTCTGGGGTGTTTTCAAATTGTGGCTTTGGCTTAGCTAGCGAAACAATGCAGTATGGTAAAAAGTTTTTAACTAAGCCTATGCAAGGTCAGTCGGAACAGCGCTCAAATGCCATTCTTTTAGATCGGCTTCAATTGGCTACAGTAATGGATGATTTCCAACCTCGTGATTTTCAGCATTGGCTGGAACAGCCGCAACCTGAACCTCAACTATTTCAAGATGTAGCGGGCGGGTTGGCTAAATGGATAGCGGGCGATTGCTCTGAGCCAGCCTCTGATGTTGTGCGATCTATTTGGGGCTTGTCGACAGGCGTCCCTGCATGA
- a CDS encoding phosphatase PAP2 family protein has product MLTIQKITDFDTLTFNWLQTRRLTYSHLALISRAISRLGDGLLYVVIGVAFAVFDAEHGQAFLVAGLLAFLVELPVYWLLKNTIKRPRPSSLKGFEAVIVPSDTFSFPSGHSAAAFLFATLLAVFYPALAGVGYVLAGMIGFSRVMLGVHYPTDIAAGAALGICCAELAMLIGFAL; this is encoded by the coding sequence ATGCTTACCATCCAGAAAATAACAGACTTTGACACACTGACATTTAACTGGCTTCAGACGCGCCGTTTAACGTATTCACATTTGGCGCTGATTAGTCGGGCTATTTCCCGGTTAGGTGATGGCCTCTTATATGTCGTTATTGGGGTAGCTTTTGCTGTGTTCGATGCCGAGCATGGTCAGGCATTTTTGGTGGCGGGGCTGTTGGCTTTTTTAGTGGAGCTCCCGGTTTACTGGTTGCTAAAAAACACCATCAAACGTCCAAGGCCCAGCTCACTTAAGGGGTTTGAGGCGGTTATTGTTCCGTCGGATACCTTTAGCTTCCCCTCCGGGCATTCAGCCGCCGCCTTTTTGTTTGCTACGCTTTTAGCCGTTTTTTATCCAGCTCTTGCAGGCGTTGGTTATGTGTTGGCTGGGATGATAGGTTTTTCTCGTGTAATGCTGGGTGTCCACTATCCAACGGATATCGCCGCTGGCGCTGCGTTAGGTATCTGTTGCGCTGAGTTGGCTATGCTTATTGGATTTGCTTTATGA
- a CDS encoding alpha/beta hydrolase gives MFVDYFSLFTPTVEADIGLRDRLRAKMGLEPSLERRETFKLGEIHYEHYPSFAESKSPLVVFLPGIGTYSEYYAPLLDKLSRRGFDVVSMDYPGHGYSGGVRGLYTLDDIADGVSEVIEYLAGSKTRPVYLFGYSIGSLLAMAVAEKDARISGVICQTLLMPEVAPDLMHSLGWQWIGMSSPFFPLARVPLKSILDYDALIASHPAADEMGADPLVVFDYPLKTLNSIFSWRSARSDSKRQLAGLLIQGEKDEVLSLEYAHRVIEQQSHAFTLAVVSGGHMQPWENPDGLVNLVSEWIAQQ, from the coding sequence GTGTTTGTAGACTACTTTTCATTATTCACGCCAACAGTTGAAGCGGATATAGGGTTGCGTGATCGTTTGCGAGCAAAGATGGGGCTTGAGCCTTCTTTGGAGCGCCGAGAAACTTTTAAGTTAGGTGAAATTCACTACGAGCATTATCCTTCTTTTGCTGAGTCTAAATCACCGCTGGTGGTTTTTTTGCCTGGCATAGGGACATATTCTGAATACTACGCGCCGCTGCTGGATAAGCTGAGTAGGCGAGGATTTGACGTTGTTAGTATGGATTATCCCGGTCACGGGTATTCAGGCGGTGTTAGGGGGTTGTACACCCTTGACGATATTGCTGACGGCGTTAGTGAAGTAATCGAGTATCTGGCGGGTTCAAAGACTCGCCCTGTTTATCTATTTGGGTATTCTATCGGCTCGTTATTAGCGATGGCCGTTGCCGAGAAGGATGCGCGAATATCTGGCGTTATTTGCCAAACGTTATTGATGCCGGAAGTAGCTCCCGACCTCATGCATAGTCTGGGTTGGCAATGGATTGGTATGAGTAGCCCGTTTTTCCCACTGGCTCGAGTGCCGTTAAAGTCGATATTGGATTATGATGCCCTTATTGCTTCTCATCCTGCCGCCGATGAAATGGGGGCTGATCCGCTTGTTGTTTTCGATTACCCGCTTAAAACTTTGAACTCGATATTTAGTTGGCGTTCCGCTAGATCAGATAGTAAGCGGCAGCTTGCAGGATTGCTAATACAGGGCGAAAAGGATGAGGTGTTGTCACTTGAATATGCACACAGGGTGATCGAGCAACAATCTCATGCTTTTACATTAGCGGTTGTGTCAGGTGGGCATATGCAACCATGGGAAAATCCCGATGGGCTAGTCAATCTTGTCTCTGAGTGGATCGCTCAACAATAA
- the mutM gene encoding bifunctional DNA-formamidopyrimidine glycosylase/DNA-(apurinic or apyrimidinic site) lyase produces MPELPEVETTRRGVAPHVINQTLTSIVVRQPKMRWPVPVDVLQSLIGLAVNNVSRRGKYLFLETERGAIVIHLGMSGSLRVLTHYVEPGKHDHIDIGLASGACLRLTDPRRFGSVLWQPVGEELSLISSLGPEPLTDAFNADYLINRSQGRSVAIKQLVMNSHVVVGVGNIYANEALFMAGIDPRKPAGKVSKPKLTRLVAAIKKILSAAIEQGGTTLRDFVDSDGKPGYFAQSLSVYGRAGEPCLVCGKELTEVRMGQRSTVFCSRCQR; encoded by the coding sequence TTGCCAGAACTACCAGAAGTAGAAACAACGCGGCGCGGTGTTGCTCCGCATGTGATTAATCAGACGCTCACCTCTATTGTTGTGCGTCAGCCTAAGATGCGTTGGCCGGTTCCTGTCGATGTTTTGCAGTCGCTTATAGGTCTTGCGGTTAATAACGTGAGCCGGCGAGGCAAGTATCTTTTTTTAGAGACAGAGCGCGGAGCTATTGTTATTCATTTGGGAATGTCTGGTAGTTTGCGAGTACTCACTCATTATGTAGAGCCTGGTAAGCATGATCACATCGATATCGGTTTGGCTTCGGGGGCGTGCTTGCGCTTAACGGATCCTCGCCGATTTGGTTCAGTTTTGTGGCAGCCAGTGGGAGAGGAACTATCGTTGATCTCTTCGCTGGGTCCAGAGCCGCTGACAGACGCGTTTAATGCTGATTATCTGATCAATCGTAGCCAAGGGCGCAGTGTGGCGATTAAGCAGTTGGTGATGAACAGTCATGTGGTTGTCGGTGTCGGTAATATTTACGCAAATGAGGCGTTGTTTATGGCGGGTATTGATCCAAGGAAGCCGGCCGGTAAAGTATCTAAGCCTAAGCTGACTCGTTTGGTTGCGGCAATCAAGAAAATATTGTCCGCCGCAATTGAGCAAGGAGGGACGACTCTGAGGGATTTTGTTGATAGCGACGGTAAGCCTGGATACTTTGCTCAATCGTTATCAGTGTATGGTAGAGCCGGTGAGCCTTGCTTAGTTTGTGGCAAAGAACTAACGGAAGTTCGCATGGGGCAGCGCAGTACGGTGTTTTGCTCTCGTTGCCAGCGTTGA
- the rpmG gene encoding 50S ribosomal protein L33, with translation MAAKGNREKIRLVSSAGTGHFYTTDKNKRNMPEKFEIKKFDPVVRKHVMYKEAKIK, from the coding sequence ATGGCTGCAAAAGGTAACCGTGAAAAGATCCGTCTGGTTTCATCCGCCGGTACAGGTCACTTCTACACGACTGATAAAAACAAACGTAACATGCCAGAAAAATTTGAGATCAAAAAGTTTGATCCAGTTGTTCGTAAGCACGTTATGTATAAAGAAGCTAAGATCAAATAA
- the rpmB gene encoding 50S ribosomal protein L28, producing MSKVCMVTGKRPVTGNNVSHSQRKTRRRFLPNLHWHRFWVESENKFVRLRVSSKGMRIIDKKGIDSVLTEVRARGEKV from the coding sequence ATGTCTAAAGTTTGCATGGTTACTGGTAAGCGTCCAGTAACAGGGAACAATGTTTCCCACTCACAACGTAAAACACGTCGTCGTTTTCTACCAAACCTGCATTGGCACCGTTTTTGGGTAGAATCTGAAAACAAATTTGTTCGTCTACGCGTTTCTTCTAAAGGTATGCGTATCATCGATAAAAAGGGTATTGACTCAGTTTTGACTGAAGTTCGTGCTCGTGGCGAAAAAGTATAA
- the radC gene encoding RadC family protein, with the protein MAITDWPELERPREKLLHHGAAVLSDAELLAIFLRTGIKGTSAVDLSRDLLQRFGGLRELLESSQEAFCQGPGLGNAKYAQLQAVLEMSRRHLLASLERGDVMESPSAVRMFLSAKMRHYRQEVFACLFMDNKHRIIRFEPMFFGTIDAASVYPREVVRKALEVNAAAVILTHNHPSGIAEPSAADRHITERLVNALQLVDVRVLDHMVIGDPEVVSFAERGLI; encoded by the coding sequence ATGGCAATTACAGATTGGCCGGAGCTAGAAAGGCCGAGAGAAAAGCTCTTGCATCATGGCGCGGCGGTTTTGTCCGATGCAGAGTTGTTGGCCATTTTTTTGCGAACAGGTATTAAGGGCACTAGTGCTGTTGATTTATCGAGAGATTTACTCCAGCGCTTTGGCGGGCTTAGAGAGTTGCTTGAGAGCAGCCAGGAGGCTTTTTGTCAGGGGCCTGGTTTAGGAAATGCGAAGTATGCTCAATTACAAGCTGTTTTAGAAATGAGCCGCCGTCACCTGTTGGCATCGCTAGAGCGTGGAGATGTGATGGAGAGCCCCTCTGCGGTTCGGATGTTTCTGTCGGCGAAGATGCGCCATTATCGTCAAGAGGTTTTTGCGTGTCTGTTTATGGATAATAAGCATCGAATCATTCGGTTTGAGCCTATGTTCTTTGGCACCATAGATGCGGCTTCTGTGTATCCCCGAGAGGTCGTGCGTAAAGCCTTGGAAGTGAATGCAGCGGCCGTTATTTTGACGCATAACCATCCATCGGGCATTGCCGAGCCTTCGGCGGCTGATCGACATATAACAGAGCGTTTGGTCAATGCGCTGCAGTTGGTGGATGTGCGCGTGTTGGATCACATGGTGATTGGTGATCCTGAGGTTGTTTCATTTGCTGAACGGGGGTTGATATAG